A segment of the Leptolyngbya sp. NIES-3755 genome:
ATCGCGCCTGTGGGTTGTCCTCCGCCATTCGGACTCATAATCTGCCAGAAAATCGTATGGTTCAAATGCCCTCCAGCATTGTTTCGGACTCGCTGCCGCAGGTTTTCTGGAACTGCATTGAGATTCCGCAACATCGCTTCAATGCTTAGTTTCTGTAAATTCGGCTGATCTTTCAACGCACTATTGAGATTATCCACATAAGATTTGTGATGTCGATCGTGGTGGATTTGCATCGTTTTTTCATCGATCGCTTTACTCAAGGCATCGGCTGGATAAGGAAGCGGTGGCAATTGAGCCGGGGAAGCACTCAGGGTTCGATCGACATAAGCGACTGGACGATCGGCAACCGGAGAGGCGGCTGGAGTGGGAGTTTGAGATACAGCGGTTTCGTTCGGTTGGCAAGCAACTACGAGAAATCCAAGCACAAATACAACTGCAACGGTAATCGGATGCTTCAATACTCTGAACATAAGCTACCTACAAGATGGGTTACTTCTAAGGTTTGCGGTGATTATGACTAAAAAGTGACACACTTTAGTTGGGTCTGTCTACTTTCTAACTTCTACGAATCGATCTCTGTTTTGGTTTCAACCATTTTCTATTTATCAGCGATCGATGACCTTTGCATTTCTATTGCTTCCTTGGTGAATGCGGCAAATCTTAATCGCTCCCTAAAGCCCTCAGAAGGGGCGAGTCAGGAATGAGCACTAAAGAAAAAGCCCTGCCTTGAAACCGATCAAAGCAGGGTTAAATCGATCGATGAAAATTAACTATCGTTGTGCAACTTCCACAAACAGTTCGTCATAGTCCTTCGCAAAGTTCACTCGAACATCAGCAAACTCACCAGGGCTAACTGCTTGACTGAGAACTGTCATTACCGTTCTTGCATGAGAAGCAGCGGTTTCGATATCCACGCCTTCTCGGTTTGCAACGCGAGTGTAGAACTCTTCGATCTTGAAGTTATCACCCATTTGTCCCTCGCGTCCGCGCAGACAGTCACCTAGTTCTGCTGGAAGTTGTGCGGCTAAGTTACTTGCTTCATCACCGAGCAATCTTTCGCGCATCGTTTCCAAAACAGCTTTCGTAGACTTGATCGCAGAATCACGATCGCTAAATTGTCCCGACTCTTTTACCGTTTTAATAAACTGATCGTAGTTCATGATCTGGCTCCCAAAGATGAATCACTGCTTCTAATGGTCGTGAATTTGTCGAAAGTTGAATCTACTTTTTGGTGGAAGTTTAGTAGCGAAATACGGCTGCGATCGGGGCATCGGATGGCATTCGATCGGGTTCTACCGCATACACGGTTCCACCATTGAGGATCGTTTGTAGTGCGGCTGCATCTAACAAATCCTCATCTTCTGGCTGAGCTTCATTGTGAATTTCGATCTCGTTGGTGTCAGGATTGAATCTACCCCAACGTTGAACTCCAACCGGAACAAATAACTGATCAATTCGACCGTAGTAAGCGGCTGGAACAGTTTCTTCGACCTTAGTTGAAATTAACTCAGTGTTCGATAGCTCGTAGTAGTTATTGACGGCTCTCTCTTGTTCCTGAGCAAATAATGGTTCAACGATCGACCAAGCTTGCTCATGGAGAAAACGGATACTATCGTCTTTCACATTGCCAGAAATGCCTTCCTCTAACAGGTGCGGATAGGTATTTGCTTCTCGATAGATCGGCATTAGATATTCCACACAAGCGAGAATCAAGGGTGCACGTTTTCCGTTTAAGAACTCGTGTAACGCATCATCGATCGCATGAAAGAATTGACCATATTGTCGAGTCATATCATCGCGATCGGGTGAACCTTGACCATGAAAGACTCCGGTTCCAGCCGAAGAATTCGTAAAGTTCGATGCGCCGCTCGTTGTTCCAATGCGAAATTGTCCTTGCTGTTCACTTTCATCATATTGAAGGACATCATCCATGTTCTGGGGTAAGTTCGGAACATGAACTTCTCGCATATCATCGCGATCGCCTTCAAACAATTTGACTCGCTTCTGACTGAGTTCCAGCACATAGAATGTACCGTCTCCAGAAAGTAGGGGTAACAGCGGTTTGAGATGGAATTGATCCGTAACAACGACTAATTCAAACAGATCGCGTGGAACTTTGTAGTAGCGATAGAATCCGTCGGTGATAAAGAGTGCAAGCCCACGATCTTGTTGCTGCCAGAAATCATCCTCGCGCTCGATCGCTTCCAAAAGTGGGCGCAGAAATTCATTCGCTTCGTCTTCAGAAAGCCCGGTTTCTTGCATCTTTTGGACTGCTTGCCGAATCAGATTCTTAAAGCGAATTTCATTCTGTCTCGTTTCTGGACCTGCAACGACGGTTGGCATGTAGATCGAAATGCTCCAACTCTTAGGTTGTTCGATCAGTGCCTTGACTTGTTCAACAGTTAAAATGCTCACGAAAACCTCCAAATTTAAGACTGCTTCTGGTCGTTTTCTGTTGCTTCTTCTGTTGGTCGTTCAAACGCCGCTTCGTTCACCGGAGTAACATCTTGATCATCCCGTGTGTAATCCGCTTCCGTAGGTGTATCGCCTGGATTTGGATCAATTTCGCCGTTTTGATTTGTATTCGGTTTAGTTGGGCTGGTTTTTTGACTATTGGATTTCGCCATAACAGTTCTCTAGTACGGTGTATCTTTATTCAACTAACGTCCGAGTAAGCGAAATCCATCGAAAGAAAGGTAAATGTAAAGTTTCGTTTCTACCTCTAAGGTACGTTTCAAACTGGCGAGACTACCCCATCTATAGAGGGTAAGTTCATCGATCGCACGTCAGAGTAGAGGAAATGAGCAGAAGACCCGTTCCCATGATGCAGCCGCTAACTTTTCGACAACAATTTCACCTGTTTGTAGGTCAGTTCAAAACTGATTTATGGGAGTTCGGTAATTTAGCTTGGTTGTTTGCCATTATCGATCGCACAATCACCGCGTTCAAAGATGGATTCCCCTCAGCCCTTGACCTGGTGCAGATCTTTGTGGTGGTATTGCTCGCATTGGGTTGGTTAGTGCTCAGTCCAACTTCTGAAAAAATGATGTTGGATCTCTACGATCGCTTTCAGCCAATTTTCTCATTTGAACCTTCGACTCCAACGCCACCTTCGATCGAGCGATTACAACGATTTGGCTATCAGCAAGCTCTTTCATGGCGCGGTTGGAAAGTGCATCACACCGTCTTTCCAAATCCGAGAAGCGAAGTTCCTATTATCTTTGTACATGGCTTTGGTGGCTCGATTGGACATTGGCGGCAGAATATGTCGGTACTATCCAAATCTCATAGCGTCTATGCCTTGGATTTATTGGGATTTGGAGCTTCGGATAAACCTGATATCAATTACTCGATCGACCTTTGGACAGAGCAACTTTATGAATTCTGGCAATCTTGTGTCGGTAAGCCTGTGATTCTGGTGGGAAACTCGATCGGGTCTTTAATCTGTGCGGTCACTGCTGCGAAATATCCTGAAGTGGTTCGGGGTGTAGCGATGATTAGTTTGCCAGATACATCGAGCCATCACGAAGCGATTCCAGCGATCGTTCGCCCGATCGTACAAGCCATTCAAGATATATTCACGTCTCGCTGGCTGTTGTATCCATTGTTTTTCTTGCTCAGACATCCTCGGATTGTTCGTCGTTGGGCTTCGATGGCTTATGCAGGTCAAGAAGCAATTACCGATGAATTGTTGGAAATTTTGTCGAAACCTGCCCGTGAACGGGGATCAGCCCGCGCCTTCTGTGGAATTCTCAAAGCGATGACGCATCCGAACTTTAGCCCGAATGTTCGATCGATTCTCAGCAATATTCGCACTCCGGTCTTACTACTCTGGGGCAAACAGGATCGAATGATTCCTGCTGCGTCTGCCCGTCAATTTCTTCAGTACAATCCGAATCTCAAACTGATTGAGCTAGATGATGCGGGACATTGCGCCCACGATGAATGCCCAGAGCGCGTCAATGCAGAACTAATCAACTGGATTCGCTCAGAAATTGTTCATCCATCTTCACGACCAAAAGTCCTTCTACAATCCTAGAAGGCTGTAAAATCAAACTGATCTTTAGGTTCAAATGAACCTCTTTGGAGCGGGGTAAATGGCGCTAATTGTTCAAAAGTATGGGGGAACTTCGGTCGGAACGGTCGAACGAATTCAAGCCGTTGCACAACGAGTTAAGAAAACAGTAGATGCTGGAAATTCTGTGGTCGTCGTGGTTTCAGCGATGGGAAAGACCACCGATGGATTGGTGAAACTGGCAACTGAAATTTCTCCGACTCCGAATCGACGTGAGATGGATATGCTGCTTTCGACCGGGGAACAAGTGTCGATCGCGCTTTTGAGCATGGCACTCCAAGAAGCGGGACAGCCTGCTATTTCGCTCACAGGTGCTCAGGTGGGTATTCTCACCGAGTCGCATCATACTCGTGCTCGAATTCTGAAGATTGAAACCGATCGATTAGAGCGCCATTTACAACGCGGTGAAGTGGTCGTTGTGGCTGGCTTCCAAGGAGTCAATAGCACCGAAGATTGGGACATTACGACTCTTGGACGCGGCGGTTCAGATACTTCAGCGGTGGCACTAGCGGCAGCTCTTAAAGCGGACTTCTGCGAAATCTATACCGATGTTCCTGGCATTCTCACGGCTGATCCTCGCTTGGTCGAAGATGCTCAACTGATGAGCGAGATCACTTGCGATGAAATGTTAGAGCTTGCCAGCTTGGGCGCGAAAGTGTTGCATCCTCGTGCAGTGGAGATTGCACGAAACTATGGAATGCCGCTGGTGGTTCGATCAAGTTGGACAGATGATCCCGGAACTTGGGTGCGTTCTCCTAAACCGCTTCCTCGACCGCTGGAAGGCTTAGAAATTGCGCGTCCCGTTGATGCAGTGGAATTTGACACGGATCAAGCGAAAGTTGCCTTGTTACGAGTTCCCGATCGTCCCGGTGTTGCTTCCCGATTGTTCGGTGAAATTGCCTCTCAAAAACTCGATGTCGATCTGATTATTCAATCGATTCACGAAGGTAACACGAATGATATTGCTTTTACCGTTGTCAAAAATTCTCTAGTTCGTGCAGAAGCGGTTGCAAATGCAATCATTCCAGCATTAACCGCAGGCTATCCGATTTCACCTGAACTCGCCCCAGATGTGATGATTCAGCAAAAGATCGCGAAAGTAACGATTGCAGGTGCAGGCATGATCGGTCGTCCGGGTGTCGCGGCTCAGATGTTCTCAACTTTAGCGGATGCGGGCATCAATATTCAGATGATCTCGACTTCTGAAGTAAAAGTGAGTTGCGTGGTTGATGAAGCAGACTGCGATCGAGCGATCGCGGCTTTGTGTGAAGTCTTCGAGGTTTCCCAATCCGGTATGAAAGCCCAGAATGCGATCGTGCCCACTGCCGCAGCCGTTCGAGGAGTTGCATTAGATTTGAAGCAAGCACGAGTGGCAGTTCGACATATTCCCGATCGACCGGGCATGGCGGCGAAGATTTTCCAACTGCTGGCAAAGCATAATATCAGTGTTGATATGATCATTCAGTCGCAGCGGTGTCGAATGATTGATGGCATGATGACCCGCGATATTGCTTTTACGGTGGCGCAAATGGATGCGGATAATGCCAGACAAGCACTAGAAGCAGCGCGATCGGAGATTGGGTATGGAGAAGTGGTTGTTGATAATGCGATCGCGAAAGTGAGCATTGTCGGTTCTGGAATGGTCGGACAGCCAGGAATTGCGGCTCGAATGTTCGAGGCATTGTACAAGCACTCGATTAATATTCAGATGATTGCCACTTCTGAGATTAAGGTGAGTTGTGTTGTGTCAGAGGATCAAGGGGTGATAGCACTTCAAGCGATCCACACTGCATTTGAACTTGCGGGAACTCAACGGATTCAGGTTTCGGCTTGATTGATGCGATCGCATGACAAAGCCAATTACTGAAAATTAAGCTAATTCGACTTGGGACTGCGGCAGAGTAACCGTAACAATTGTTCCTTGATTGACTTGGCTTTCGATCTGAATCTGTCCGTGATGATTCTCGGTAATGGCTTGTGCGATCGCTAATCCCAATCCTGACCCGCCTGTTGCTTTGGTTCTTGCAGGATCAACTCGGTAGAATCGATCAAACAAATTCGCGATCGCATCTTCTGGAATTCCGATTCCGGTATCAATCACTTTCGTTTGTAATCCTGATTTCGATTGTAGTAATTCAACTGTAATCTCTCGATTCTCTGGCGTGTACTTGATCGCATTACTAATTAAATTTGTAAATAATCTCGATAGTTGATCGCGATCGCCTTGAAGCCAATACTCTAAACTACGATCGACTTTGAATGAGAGTGAGATTTCCTTTTCTGCGGCAGTCATTCCTTGCTCTTCCAGGACTTCATCGAGGAGTTCGTCAAGCTCGATCGCGCTTCGTTGCGGTTGCACAATGCCACTATCCTGACGCGCTAGGAACAGCAAATCATCGACTAACTTTCCAAGCCGTCGAGTCAATCGCTCAATCACTTGTAAATGTTGTTGCTGTGTTTGCGGTTCTGGATTCGGATCAGAAAGAGCAACTTGAACATTCGTTTGAATAATCGCGATCGGGTTTCTCAATTCATGGGAAGCATCTGCCGTAAATTGCTTCAACCGCTGATAGGATTCACGAATGGGCTGCATGGCAAGTCCTGAGAGAAACCACCCGATCGCAGCCACAATTCCGATCATCGTGGCAGTTCCAATGCTCAAATCTAGAACGAGCTGACGAGCTGGCTTAGTCACTTCAAACCAAGGATGACTCACTCGTAGATAGCCCAAAACTCGTCGTCCAATCTGAACTCGCTCTGTCACTTGTCTTAAAAGCTGGGTCTCTGAGACATGAACCGTTTCGCCATCTTGATTCAAATGCAGCGGAACAGAGAGCGGCTCAGCAAAGGTAGACCACAGTTGATTTCCATTCGGATCGAACCATTCAATATCAATATGATCATCTTCGAGCGAAATGGAATTATCGCGAAAACTTGCTTCGACATTGACACTCACTTGATCACCGACTGCCTGAATCACGAGCGATCGCTGAACGACTTCGGCAACGTGATTCAAGGTGTCATCAATTCGTTCAATTAATGTCGATCGAACATAGAAATAAAACCCACTGGCAAACACAAACAACAAGATTGCTGTCACGGTGGTATACCAAAGTGCCAATCGTCGCCGCGTCGTTTGAAACATAAGGTAATATCGTTTTGCTGCGTCTCTTAAGTCAATGACTCACGCATTTCAAGGCTTCCTAGAAGAACTGTACCTCAAATATCGAAATCTCAAGGATGGTAAAGTCGCCAGCTACATTCCAGAGTTGGCAAAAGCTGATTCGGATTGGTTTAGCATCAGTGTCGTCACGGTGGATGGGCAAGTGTTTGAAGTGGGAGATTCGAGTCAATTGTTCACGATTCAATCCATCTCAAAAGTGTTTGCGTATGGAATGGCGCTAGAGGATCGTGGACGAGAAATATTATTGCAAAAAGTTGGAGTGGAACCGACAGGCGATCCGTTTGATTCGATTATTCGCTTGGATGAGAACTCGAAGCGACCGGACAATCCGATGGTGAATGCAGGCGCGATCGCAACGACCAGTTTAATCAGAGGACAGAACGCAACTGAGCGAGTAAACCGATTACTAGAAATGTTTCGGAACTATATTGGGCATGATGTTTATATTGATATTTCTGTGTTCATGTCTGAGCGCACCACGGGACACCGAAATCGTGCAATGGCGCATTTGATGTATCACTTCGGTATGATTGAAGAAAACATTGATGAGGAATTAGATTTATATTTTCAACAGTGTTCTGTTTTAGTCAATTGTCATGATCTTGCAGTGATGGCAGCAACATTAGCAAATAAAGGAATAAATCCGATTACAAGTGACCGAGCAGTTAGCACCGAATATATTCGCGATATCTTATCTGTAATGTATACCTGTGGGATGTATACGTATGCGGGAAGATGGTCTTATGATGTCGGTATTCCTGCAAAGAGTGGTGTTTCTGGTGGTATTCTTGCAGTCGTTCCGAATCAGGTTGGAATTGCTGTATTTTCCCCATTACTCGATAGTCATGGGAATAGTATTCGAGGGATTAAAGTTTGTGAAGAACTTTCGCACCATTTTCAACTCCACATGTTTGATCCATCCATGAGTTGTACAAATTTTCTTCAGAAACTTTCAAGCTAAGATTCGTCAACATCCGCGTGGGTCTCTTCAAATCGGGTGTAGGGTTGAAAGTAGGAACTCAAGGGACGAACAATGGCAACGCAACGACAGCGGAAAACGCCCACTCAGAATGGCAACACTTCAGCGATCGCACCAGATCCTACCCCTCACACCGATCTGATGTCACATCTTGATGATTTGAAACATGAATTAGAACAATCGCAACAAAACGAGAAACAGCTTCAAACTACGATCGAACATTTGCAAACTCAAATCGAGCAGCATACGTCGATCGTCCAAAAGTTTGAGTCTCACCTCGACCAATCGAATCAGGTGCAAGCGGAGTTAAAAGAAGCTCAGCAGATGGCACTCAAATTATCCGAAGAAAATAAACACTTGATTGCGGACAAATTGGAACACGCGGAAGAACTCGCTCAACTGCGATCGCAACTGAAACAAGCCCAGCAATCCGACAAAACGGCTCACCTTCAATCAGAACTCGAACACACTCAAAAAGACGCGCTAAAACTGGCTGAAGCAAATCAGAAATTGCTCGAAGAAAATAAACAGCTTGCAAGCTCGAACCAAAAGCTAACCGAAGAAAATCAAGCGCTCAAGGACAAGCCATCAGGAAGCAAATTAGCTCCTAAATCTCCTCCAAAAGCGCCTCTAAATGATTCAGACCTTAGAAGCCATCAGGAGATCATCAGAAAGCGTCAAGCTGCTGCGCTCGCCCACCCTGTCTTTCCAAATGCACCTGCTTCCTCAGCCGATCAAGACTCTAGCTGGTTTGATTAATCGAATCGGTTTCGATCGTGTTTTGCTTCAAAGTCAAGCTCAGGTCCGATCGGTACAATCCGCGTCGGGTTTATCTGAGTTTGGCTCATGTAGTAGTGCCGTTTGATGTGATCTAAATTGCAAGTGGGCTTGATCTGCGGATGTTGATACAACTCCTTGAGATAGTTCCACAAATTTGGATAATCGATAATTCGACGCACATTACATTTGAAGTGGCTATAGTAAACCGAATCAAATCGCAGCAGCGTTGTAAACATGCAAATATCTGCTTCTGTCAGTTGACTTCCGCAGAGATAGCGCTGTTGACCTAAAACGGTTTCCCAGTGATCTAGATTCTCAAATACTTCTTTTACCGCTTCTTCGTAAGCTTCTTGAGAAGTGGCAAAACCCGATCGATAAACCCCGTTATTGATCGGCATGTAGATTTTATCGATCGTGTCGTCAATTCGCTGTTTTAGTGCTTCTGGATACAAATCAATCTCTCGCGTTGCAAATTCACCAAACTCGGTGTCAAACATCCGAATAATTTCACGCGATTCATTGTTGACGATCGTGTTCTGCGCTTTATCCCAAAGCACCGGAACTGTGATTCGTCCCGTATATTTTGAATCCGCCTTGAGGTAGATTTCTTGCAGATACTCCACATGATTCACCTCATCAGGAATCGCGCCCGGAGCATCCGAGAAAAACCAACCTTTGTCACTTAAAACTGCATCCACGATCGATAATCCGATCGTGTCTTCTAATCCTTTGAGCGATCGCATCATCAGCGTCCGATGTGCCCACGGACAAGCCAGCGAGATGTAGAGGTGATATCTATTAGATGCAGCTTGAAACCCGCTGGAGCCGTCTGCTGTAATGCGATCGCGAAACTTAGTGGGGGTGCGATTGAACTTTCCGCTTTTATCGCGTTCATTCCAATCCGTAGTCCATTTCCCATCCACCATCATTCCCAAAGCCATACTTAAATCCCAATATCATCAATCATCAGGTTAGTACAGCTCTTTTCGCTGGAACTCTTTCTTTGGGTGTTAATGCAGCATCACAAATAATCGCTTCTAAATTCGGCATCTCCTGCCAACAATGAGTGCAAAACCAATACACTTTCCCGTGACGAACATGGCGCAATAATCTTTCTGAACAGCAAGGACATTCAGGCATGAGCTTTAACCGTTATTTAAATAGAGGCAATTCTGTGTTTGGTCGTCACACTTGACCCTATCTTAAGGATAAGAGATGATCCCCAGGTCTGCCATCGGAAAACTACCCGTTTTGTGGGTGGAGTTCCCTATAGCAACCTGTTAAATTTAGTGATGCTTTCTACAAATAAATGAATTATTTTGTATACCATCAAACAATCTAATTTCTATCAGAAGAAACAACAATACAAAACATTAACCTTCTAACCTTTAGATCGGATATTTAGTGCTAGGAAATATGGCAAATTTTGCGATCGATATACACAACTGGGGCGGGCTGATCGTTCGATTGGGTTCTGCTTTACTCGCTGGAGGCGCGATCGGATGGGAACGTCAACAGCAACGCAAATCCGCAGGACTGAGAACTCACATGTTGGTCAGCCTTGGAGCGGCGCTTTTTGTGCTGGTTCCGATCGAGGTGAGTGGATCAGTCGATAGTGTCAGTCGCACGATTCAAGGAGTCGCGGCAGGAGTGGGATTTTTAGGAGCAGGAGAAATTTTGCATCGATCGCGCCCGAATCGAAAAAATCAAGAAGTGAAGGGATTAACCTCGGCTGCATCAATCTGGGTCACAGCCGCCTTGGGAATCACAGCAGGAGCCGGGCTTTGGGAATTGACTGTCTTGGGAACTTTTCTAACCTTGCTGACTCTGGTAGGAGTGAAGCGACTCGAAGGTACTCCGTTAATCTCTAGAAATGAGGACTCCGAAGAATGAAGATTCAGCGATTTTGCCGAATCGATCGTAATGGTGATAAAGATCACGAGTAAACTGGTTATAACTAAATTGATCTGCCCTTTGGAAATTTCAATCTTTACTCTCTGCCTCGGATTGCTTCATTTAGAAAAGCGCTTTTAGCGACCTGCCCTTTGTTGTCCTGCTGCTTTCTGTTGTCTAATGAATGCTGATACCTTTGATCGCGGTTCTGATAGCTGTCCGGTTTGTCATCGTACCGGAGGATTGCCTTCTGTCAAATCGGTGGGCGGCTTATTAACCTGTCCTCATTGTCGATCGCGCTTAGTGGTCAGTCTTAGCGGTCACTATGTGCGCGACCCGTTCCGCACGAAAAAGTTATCGAGTCAGCAACTGAGAAAGCAAAGTCGCCCGATCGCTCGGATTCTAAGAGATTCTGGGATTGCGAAACATTCGCCACTCATAGCGATCGTGGGTAGTTTATTGGTCGTCAGCTTTTCAATGGCAGTTCTAAGTCGGGTGGAAAGACTCCCCGATTGGGCAGATCAAATCATTCTCAAAGATGCGGAAACGAAGGATTGAAGATCACGCTATTTTTGTCCAAGTTTTTTCTGCATTTTTGCGAGAATTCGTTTGACAGCAAGTTGGGCTAAACGCGATCGCGTTAACGGTTCGATCGTGGCTGGGTGAGATTGTTTGTGATCGAAAAACTCATTCATCTCGCGTAAGATTACCTCGAATCGATCGAGAATATTTGGAGCACGATATTCATCGAAAAATCTGCTCGATAATGGCGGTTTCGGAGTCTCGATCGCTCTCAAAATTCGCTGCACATCAAACTCGGTCGAGTAGCCCGCAATTTTGTAACAGTTAAAGCCTGGATCGAGATAGTCCGACAATCCACCATTCACACTTGAAAACACTTGACATCCACATGCCATTGCTTCCATCGGTTGCAGTCCAAATCCTTCACTAACGCGCTGTTGTGCCCAATATTCTGCTGAATCGTAGAGATACACTTTAGTGCGATTGAACAGAGTTGCAAGACTATCAACATAACTATCAATCACTTTCACGTTGCATCGTTGTTGAAGCGCGGGAATCAATTGATTTAATAGATATTCAGAAGATTTTCGCGTGTGAATCAGAACATCAATATCGCGATTCAAGCCTTGCACATTGAATTCATCTGAAATCTGATTCGGGAGATAGTAGATCAATGAATTCGGTGAAAGCTGCCCCCAGTACCCTAAAGTATTGCGGCTCACAGTCACGATCGGAACACTCGATGGCAATGTAAATCCATACCCCGAACTATGCGCGTGATAGATCGCATTCAAGTGTTTCAATCGCTTTGCTAACT
Coding sequences within it:
- a CDS encoding hypothetical protein (hypothetical protein FJSC11DRAFT_0967;~similar to AA sequence:cyanobase_aa:LBDG_26180); its protein translation is MATQRQRKTPTQNGNTSAIAPDPTPHTDLMSHLDDLKHELEQSQQNEKQLQTTIEHLQTQIEQHTSIVQKFESHLDQSNQVQAELKEAQQMALKLSEENKHLIADKLEHAEELAQLRSQLKQAQQSDKTAHLQSELEHTQKDALKLAEANQKLLEENKQLASSNQKLTEENQALKDKPSGSKLAPKSPPKAPLNDSDLRSHQEIIRKRQAAALAHPVFPNAPASSADQDSSWFD
- a CDS encoding hypothetical protein (hypothetical protein L8106_02007;~similar to AA sequence:cyanobase_aa:LBDG_26190), whose translation is MALGMMVDGKWTTDWNERDKSGKFNRTPTKFRDRITADGSSGFQAASNRYHLYISLACPWAHRTLMMRSLKGLEDTIGLSIVDAVLSDKGWFFSDAPGAIPDEVNHVEYLQEIYLKADSKYTGRITVPVLWDKAQNTIVNNESREIIRMFDTEFGEFATREIDLYPEALKQRIDDTIDKIYMPINNGVYRSGFATSQEAYEEAVKEVFENLDHWETVLGQQRYLCGSQLTEADICMFTTLLRFDSVYYSHFKCNVRRIIDYPNLWNYLKELYQHPQIKPTCNLDHIKRHYYMSQTQINPTRIVPIGPELDFEAKHDRNRFD
- a CDS encoding MgtC/SapB transporter (similar to AA sequence:cyanobase_aa:LBDG_44000), with protein sequence MANFAIDIHNWGGLIVRLGSALLAGGAIGWERQQQRKSAGLRTHMLVSLGAALFVLVPIEVSGSVDSVSRTIQGVAAGVGFLGAGEILHRSRPNRKNQEVKGLTSAASIWVTAALGITAGAGLWELTVLGTFLTLLTLVGVKRLEGTPLISRNEDSEE
- a CDS encoding hypothetical protein (hypothetical protein MicvaDRAFT_0784;~similar to AA sequence:cyanobase_aa:LBDG_42730), which gives rise to MNADTFDRGSDSCPVCHRTGGLPSVKSVGGLLTCPHCRSRLVVSLSGHYVRDPFRTKKLSSQQLRKQSRPIARILRDSGIAKHSPLIAIVGSLLVVSFSMAVLSRVERLPDWADQIILKDAETKD
- a CDS encoding hypothetical protein (conserved hypothetical protein;~similar to AA sequence:cyanobase_aa:LBDG_09500); protein product: MRSLYFLLPGTGKRFACGGLWAELKAFELAKQICPAEVVTYRQREKDTLFLDDVLQQPNLNTVIFVMSWGFDVAKLAKRLKHLNAIYHAHSSGYGFTLPSSVPIVTVSRNTLGYWGQLSPNSLIYYLPNQISDEFNVQGLNRDIDVLIHTRKSSEYLLNQLIPALQQRCNVKVIDSYVDSLATLFNRTKVYLYDSAEYWAQQRVSEGFGLQPMEAMACGCQVFSSVNGGLSDYLDPGFNCYKIAGYSTEFDVQRILRAIETPKPPLSSRFFDEYRAPNILDRFEVILREMNEFFDHKQSHPATIEPLTRSRLAQLAVKRILAKMQKKLGQK